AATACCAATGGTCCGGAGCCGGGTTTTGCCTTAGAAAAAGAAACCAATGATTACCAGAAAGCATTTGACCTGCTTTTTAAAACGGTATGCGAAACAACACTATTGGCTTTACCTCATATGATCAGGCAGAAAAACGGACGGATCATCAATGTGTCTTCACTTTCCGTGAAAGCTCCTATTGGAAACTTAGCCCTTTCCAATTCTATCCGTTCAGCAGTGATCGCCTGGGCAAAAACCTTATCCAACGAAGTGGCACAGCACAACATTACCATCAATAATATTCTCACCGGCTATTTCGATACGGAAAGAATCCAAAACCTGATTCACCACGAAGCTCAGCAGACAGGACTTCCTGTTGAAGAAATTCTAAAAAACCGGGAAAATAAAATCCCGATGAAAAGACTGGGACAGCCGGAAGAATACGGACATCTGGCAGCTTTTCTTGCATCAGAATATGCGTCTTATCTTACCGGAGCCAGCATACCTTTAGACGGAGGACTGAACAATACCTATTAGAAAAAACAGCGAAATTTCTTTAAAATCCTGTACTTTCGCAAATGACATGAATTAAACTCATAACCGGATGAAAATGAACAACAGGGTTAAGATTCTGAGAGAACAGCAAAACCTTACCCAGACTGAGCTTGCCGAAAAATCTGGACTCTCTTTAAGAACTATTCAGAGAATTGAAGCCGGAAATATACCCAAAGGTTTTACCCTGAAAGCCATTGCGCAATCTTTGGAAGTGACGCCTGAAGACATTATTCCTGATACAGATGAAGAAACAAAAAAAGTGACAACAGATAGGGCAAAAATGATTAATTTATCCGCTTTATCAGGGTTGATTATACCATTCGGAGGAGTTATTTTCCCTTTGATTTTAACCTACAGAACGAAAGATCAGGAAAATAAAAAACTGGGAAAAGAGATTGCAGGAGTACAGATTATTCTGTCTGTTATTCTGTCTGTATTAATGATATTAAGTCCATTTGTTCAAAAAGGGTTGACGATGAGATTTCCTCTTTTTCTTCCCATTTTAATAAGTTTTATGGGTCTTAAATTATGGATTATATTCAAAAACGGAAACAGCCTGAATCAGAAAAATGCCCTTGATATTAAACTGAAAATTGATTTTTTGTAGCACTTATGGTAAGGAATAAATAGAATTTATGTTTTTTTCTAATGAATGATTTGCATTCCATTTTAATCAACTCTATGTAATATTCTGCAGCTCCCGGATGTCTTTAAAATAAGAAAACAGAAATTTACTTTCCGGGATAAAATGATAATCATTGATTTTGGAATTCTGTTAAATAAACGGCTGAAAAAATAAAATTACATTTTTGACTAAAACCATGTAATGATCTGTTACGGCTAGTTGTCTTAATAAGTATTGGAATTAAATATTTATATGAAAAACTGGTCTTTTAAAAAATGGAACACCATTTTAGGATGGGTGGTCTTTATCATTGCATTAATTACATATACCTCTACCATTGAGCATTCGCTCAGCTTTTGGGACTGCGGGGAATATATCTCTTCTGCGGTAAAACTTGAAGTAACGCATGCTCCCGGAGCGGCATTATTCCAGATTGTGGGGGCTGTGGCCAGCATTTTTGCGATGGGGAACGTAGAAAACTATGCTGTGGTCATCAACACCATGTCCGCGGTATTCAGTGCATTTACCATTCTTTTCCTGTTCTGGACCATTACCCATTTTGTAAGAAGATTGCTGAACAAAGATTTTGATGAAATAGCAAAACATCAGGAAATCTCCATTCTTTTTGCCGGAGCTATAGGAGCTTTGTGTTTTACTTTCTCGGATACATTCTGGTTTTCAGCAGTGGAGGGAGAGGTATATGCCATGGCGTCTATGTTTATTGCTTTATTGGTTTGGCTGATCACGAAATGGGAAAATGATTATCAGGCAGCCGACAATGAGCGGTGGATCATCCTTATTTTCTTTATTATTGGCCTTTCTGTAGGAGTTCATATGATGTGTATGCTGGCGATTCCTGCTGTTTGTCTGGTCTATTACGCCAGAAATTATACGTTTTCCTGGAAAAACTTCATCTGGGCGAATCTGATTACTCTGGGAATTCTGATTATTGTTTTCAAAATTATCTTCCCTTTGATCATGACGATGTTCGGAAATCTGGAAATCTTCTTTGTGAATGGGATGGGACTTCCTTTCCATTCAGGGACCATTGCCGCATTTATTTTAATGACAGCAGCATGTTATTTCCTGATTAAATATGCAAGGAAAGCAAAAAGAAAAGTTTACCAGGCCATTGTACTGTCAGTGGTTTATATGATCATCGGTTTCTCATGCTGGATGGTGATCCCCATCAGAGCAAACGCCAATCCTCCAATGAACCTTAACGATCCTGATACGGCGATCGGAATGCGGGATTATTACAACAGAGAGCAGTACGGAGATTGGCCGACAATTTATGGACAGAATTATACCGCTTTCCTTGATGCCAAAGGAAT
This region of Chryseobacterium vaccae genomic DNA includes:
- a CDS encoding SDR family oxidoreductase, whose translation is MNISLSSKNALVGAATQGIGAGIALELAKCGANVTIMARNETKLKDITASLPVVSPDQKHQYLVADFSDFEKYREIIAGYFQNHAVDILVNNTNGPEPGFALEKETNDYQKAFDLLFKTVCETTLLALPHMIRQKNGRIINVSSLSVKAPIGNLALSNSIRSAVIAWAKTLSNEVAQHNITINNILTGYFDTERIQNLIHHEAQQTGLPVEEILKNRENKIPMKRLGQPEEYGHLAAFLASEYASYLTGASIPLDGGLNNTY
- a CDS encoding helix-turn-helix domain-containing protein, with product MKMNNRVKILREQQNLTQTELAEKSGLSLRTIQRIEAGNIPKGFTLKAIAQSLEVTPEDIIPDTDEETKKVTTDRAKMINLSALSGLIIPFGGVIFPLILTYRTKDQENKKLGKEIAGVQIILSVILSVLMILSPFVQKGLTMRFPLFLPILISFMGLKLWIIFKNGNSLNQKNALDIKLKIDFL